The Citrifermentans bemidjiense Bem genome window below encodes:
- a CDS encoding M23 family metallopeptidase yields the protein MRTSAILGLFFLFVVIAAGIGIYYFVDTSGPALALSRRPGPIASRADLILTLRDRASGLKSLNVQAVQREKSFTILNKEYAAGTTDAKETFRLPPPPGLKEGPVTLRIAASDRSVFRFGSGNSTSVALEFVVQNKPPVVTVLSTAHNVSPGGSALAAYTLNRDVVKTGVTFADRFYPGYKQPEGYYASLFPFPYDVPPERFIPKVFAMDQAGNERLTGIYYRILAKSFPKDRIELSDAFLEKIFTEFKDRFPQIKNPLELFLKVNREVRQSDAKILQQCSLKTSPTPLWEGEFMRLPNSAPRGSFNQLRSYYYQGKEVDQQHHLGIDLASLSHAKVPAANRGKVVYADDLGIYGQCIIIDHGMGLQSLYGHLSRIGVKEGDLVKKGDIIGDTGDTGLAGGDHLHFGVVVSGQEVNPIEWWDPSWIKNNVTDKLKDAREAAAAAAGAAK from the coding sequence ATGAGAACTTCGGCAATCCTCGGGTTATTTTTCTTGTTTGTCGTCATCGCAGCAGGGATCGGGATCTATTACTTCGTCGACACCTCCGGCCCGGCCCTGGCGCTTTCCCGTCGCCCTGGCCCTATCGCCTCCAGGGCAGACCTGATCCTGACCCTGCGGGACCGCGCTTCGGGCCTCAAATCCCTGAACGTGCAGGCGGTGCAGAGAGAAAAGAGCTTCACCATCCTGAACAAGGAGTACGCCGCCGGGACCACCGACGCGAAGGAGACCTTCCGGCTCCCGCCCCCCCCCGGACTGAAAGAGGGCCCGGTGACACTGCGGATAGCGGCTTCCGACCGCTCCGTCTTCAGGTTCGGCTCGGGCAACAGCACCTCCGTGGCGCTGGAGTTCGTGGTGCAGAACAAGCCCCCTGTGGTAACCGTGCTCAGCACCGCGCACAACGTCTCCCCGGGAGGCTCCGCCCTGGCCGCATACACGCTGAACCGTGACGTGGTCAAGACCGGCGTCACCTTCGCGGACAGGTTCTATCCCGGTTACAAGCAGCCCGAGGGGTACTACGCCTCCCTGTTTCCGTTCCCCTACGACGTCCCCCCGGAACGCTTCATACCCAAAGTCTTTGCGATGGACCAGGCGGGGAACGAACGGCTTACCGGGATCTACTACCGGATCCTGGCGAAGAGCTTCCCGAAGGACCGCATCGAGCTGAGCGACGCCTTCCTGGAGAAGATCTTCACCGAATTCAAGGACCGCTTCCCCCAGATAAAGAACCCGCTAGAGCTGTTCCTGAAGGTGAACCGGGAGGTGCGGCAAAGCGACGCGAAGATACTGCAGCAGTGCAGCCTGAAAACCTCCCCCACCCCTCTTTGGGAAGGGGAGTTCATGCGCCTCCCCAACTCCGCCCCGCGCGGCAGCTTCAACCAGTTGCGCAGCTACTATTACCAGGGAAAAGAGGTGGACCAGCAACATCACCTGGGAATCGACCTGGCCTCGCTTTCCCACGCCAAGGTTCCCGCGGCCAACCGCGGCAAGGTGGTATATGCCGACGACCTGGGGATCTACGGCCAGTGCATCATCATCGACCATGGGATGGGGCTGCAGAGCCTGTACGGCCACCTGAGCCGGATCGGCGTGAAGGAAGGGGACCTGGTGAAAAAGGGGGACATCATCGGCGACACCGGGGACACCGGGCTTGCGGGGGGGGACCACCTGCATTTCGGCGTGGTGGTGTCGGGCCAGGAGGTGAACCCGATCGAATGGTGGGACCCGTCCTGGATCAAGAACAACGTCACGGACAAGTTGAAAGACGCAAGGGAAGCCGCGGCTGCGGCCGCCGGGGCCGCGAAGTAG
- a CDS encoding DUF3332 domain-containing protein has protein sequence MKRVTAAVLAMVIAMASLQGCYGKMALTRKVYRVNGEVHDKFLRSLVTWVFIIVPVYGIAALVDFVLFNTIEFWSGNNPVAQGEKNFQYAENGERFQVNARKDGDNVTYTFNHYRGDTYLDTLSINWNVKSGNSVASFRDHGTVTQYQAQRSKGGVEVTSTGIGAAHNATKTAAVYN, from the coding sequence ATGAAAAGAGTAACAGCAGCGGTACTTGCCATGGTCATCGCCATGGCTTCACTTCAGGGATGCTACGGTAAGATGGCCCTGACCAGGAAGGTGTACCGGGTGAACGGCGAGGTGCATGACAAATTCCTGCGCAGCCTGGTCACCTGGGTCTTCATCATCGTCCCCGTGTACGGCATAGCGGCGCTTGTCGACTTCGTGCTGTTCAACACCATCGAATTCTGGAGCGGCAACAACCCCGTGGCGCAAGGCGAGAAGAACTTCCAGTACGCTGAAAACGGCGAGCGCTTCCAGGTGAACGCCCGCAAAGACGGCGACAACGTCACCTATACCTTCAACCATTACCGGGGCGATACCTATCTGGACACGCTTTCCATCAACTGGAACGTCAAGAGCGGCAACTCCGTTGCTTCATTCAGGGACCACGGGACTGTCACACAGTACCAGGCCCAGAGGAGCAAAGGTGGAGTTGAGGTCACCAGCACAGGCATAGGGGCTGCGCATAACGCTACGAAGACCGCGGCGGTCTACAACTAG
- a CDS encoding phospholipase D-like domain-containing protein: MRKALQTGSAWALAALLLAPHPVPAAPLQPEGAKAVLLADAAYDGALVKRIREAKRRIICAFYLFKVGERRDNLPAALAAELIQAGKRGVEVTVILEGGKPVARENRAAARALSRGGVRVVIPGGRRVTHVKAVVIDGRYVMIGSHNLSHAALSRNRELSLLVDSPELAAQTAKYLEGIR; the protein is encoded by the coding sequence TTGAGAAAGGCCCTGCAGACGGGATCGGCGTGGGCGCTTGCGGCGCTTTTGCTTGCCCCCCATCCCGTCCCCGCTGCGCCCCTGCAGCCCGAGGGGGCAAAGGCCGTCCTTCTGGCCGACGCGGCTTACGACGGGGCGCTCGTAAAGCGGATCCGCGAGGCGAAAAGGCGCATCATCTGCGCCTTTTACCTTTTCAAGGTGGGGGAGCGCCGGGACAACCTGCCGGCGGCTTTGGCGGCGGAACTGATCCAGGCCGGAAAGCGCGGCGTGGAGGTGACCGTGATCCTCGAAGGGGGGAAGCCGGTCGCGCGCGAGAACCGGGCCGCGGCAAGGGCTCTTTCCCGCGGCGGGGTCCGGGTGGTCATCCCCGGGGGGAGGCGCGTCACCCATGTAAAGGCGGTGGTGATCGACGGGCGCTACGTCATGATCGGGAGCCACAACCTGAGCCACGCGGCGCTTTCCCGAAACCGCGAGCTCTCGCTCCTGGTGGACTCGCCGGAATTGGCCGCGCAGACCGCGAAATACCTGGAAGGGATACGGTAA
- a CDS encoding penicillin-binding protein 1A, with the protein MLSDRHSFLKALRHLIPFAILLAFSLSLAAPAGAQIATYPQLPHGYSSIRVFDNQQRFVGRIMSSQRYWVGIERIPVFLRNALIATEDARFYQHQGIDVRGIARALVKDVVKGRLAEGGSTITQQLIKNKYLSGEKSIDRKVKEVQLAIDFEKKYTKDQILEMYFNEIYFGNGAWGVAQAARLYFDKNPEELTEAECSLLAGVPKNPGRYNPLGDTAKVSARRSTVLKRMLDVKMITPAQKRAIEAHPATVIKSGQAQGYLDLVRRQLMERYGAKVVEQGGLDVIAALDLDLQKHAEKVLREGVKKVNPNLQGALLSLDLKTGDVLAAVGGTDGKVGFNRAFSAKRQPGSAIKPLIFADALENGFTAGSILDDHPVAYNRGNGQIWKPQNYERKSYGELSLRQALAHSNNVITVKLLDAIGVNNFVGFAGSLGLSLRNPNDLSLALGTDEVTLNDLVSAYTPLANGGFRSEARTIIRVFDRSRRAWTENPPVVAPVLPPVTAYVTTEMMKDVLEYGTAKGLKKFASQRPAAGKTGTTDDYRDAWFVGYTPQIITGVWVGYDKPKPVGRGFTGGAVSAPIWERFMRLATAGKPAVDFPKPDGVVSATIDPTTGELATPNCPTTREEFYIVGTEPTKYCSKHGGDDMEHVAPEPQPQPEQLTPPEQPEQLTPPEQPVEATPPEEPIQEPGGQPQEPGETAPQE; encoded by the coding sequence GTGCTCTCCGACAGGCACTCTTTCCTCAAGGCCCTCAGGCACCTCATCCCCTTCGCCATCCTTTTGGCTTTCAGCCTCTCTCTAGCCGCGCCCGCCGGGGCGCAGATCGCCACCTACCCGCAGCTGCCGCACGGCTACAGCTCGATCCGGGTCTTCGACAACCAGCAGCGTTTCGTGGGGCGGATCATGTCAAGCCAGCGCTACTGGGTCGGCATCGAGCGCATCCCGGTCTTCTTGAGAAACGCGCTCATCGCCACCGAGGACGCCCGCTTCTACCAGCACCAGGGGATCGACGTGCGCGGCATCGCGCGCGCACTGGTAAAGGACGTGGTCAAGGGGAGGCTCGCCGAGGGGGGCTCGACCATCACCCAGCAGCTCATCAAGAACAAGTACCTCTCCGGCGAGAAGTCGATCGACCGCAAGGTCAAGGAGGTGCAGCTCGCCATCGATTTCGAGAAGAAGTACACCAAGGACCAGATTCTGGAGATGTACTTCAACGAGATTTACTTCGGCAACGGGGCCTGGGGGGTTGCGCAGGCGGCGCGCCTTTATTTCGACAAGAACCCGGAGGAGCTGACCGAGGCGGAATGCTCCCTATTAGCGGGGGTCCCGAAGAACCCGGGGCGCTACAACCCGCTGGGGGATACGGCCAAGGTGAGCGCGCGCCGCAGCACCGTATTGAAGCGGATGCTAGACGTCAAGATGATCACTCCCGCGCAAAAGCGCGCCATCGAGGCGCACCCTGCCACCGTGATCAAATCGGGGCAGGCCCAGGGGTACCTCGACCTGGTGCGCCGGCAACTGATGGAGCGCTACGGCGCGAAGGTCGTCGAGCAGGGGGGTCTGGACGTGATCGCCGCGCTCGACCTCGACCTGCAAAAGCACGCGGAGAAGGTGCTGCGCGAGGGGGTGAAGAAGGTGAACCCCAACCTGCAGGGGGCCCTGTTGAGCCTCGACCTGAAAACGGGCGACGTCCTTGCCGCCGTCGGCGGGACCGACGGGAAGGTCGGTTTCAACCGCGCCTTCTCGGCGAAAAGGCAGCCGGGCTCGGCCATCAAGCCGCTCATCTTCGCCGATGCGCTGGAAAACGGCTTCACCGCGGGAAGCATCCTGGACGATCACCCGGTCGCCTACAACCGCGGCAACGGCCAAATCTGGAAGCCGCAGAACTACGAGCGGAAGTCGTACGGCGAGCTGTCGCTTCGGCAGGCGCTCGCGCACTCGAACAACGTGATCACCGTGAAGCTCCTCGACGCCATCGGGGTCAACAACTTCGTCGGCTTCGCGGGAAGCCTCGGGCTTTCCCTTCGCAACCCGAACGACCTCTCGCTTGCGCTTGGGACCGACGAGGTGACGCTGAACGACCTGGTTTCCGCCTATACCCCGCTTGCCAACGGAGGCTTCCGCTCCGAGGCGCGCACCATCATCCGCGTCTTCGACCGCAGCCGCCGCGCCTGGACCGAGAACCCGCCGGTGGTGGCGCCGGTCCTGCCGCCGGTCACCGCCTACGTGACCACCGAGATGATGAAGGACGTGCTGGAATACGGGACCGCGAAGGGGCTGAAGAAATTCGCCTCGCAGCGACCCGCCGCCGGCAAGACCGGTACCACCGACGACTATCGCGATGCCTGGTTCGTAGGCTACACCCCCCAGATCATCACCGGCGTCTGGGTCGGCTACGACAAGCCCAAGCCGGTCGGCAGAGGGTTCACCGGCGGCGCCGTGTCCGCGCCGATCTGGGAGCGTTTCATGCGGCTGGCCACGGCCGGCAAACCCGCGGTCGACTTCCCCAAACCCGATGGCGTGGTCAGCGCCACCATCGACCCGACCACCGGGGAGCTTGCCACACCCAACTGCCCGACCACCAGGGAGGAGTTCTACATCGTGGGGACCGAGCCGACCAAGTACTGCTCCAAGCATGGCGGCGACGATATGGAGCATGTGGCCCCGGAACCGCAGCCCCAGCCGGAGCAGCTGACCCCGCCGGAGCAGCCTGAGCAGTTGACGCCGCCGGAGCAGCCGGTTGAGGCGACCCCGCCGGAGGAGCCGATACAGGAGCCCGGGGGGCAACCTCAGGAGCCCGGCGAGACCGCGCCCCAGGAGTAG
- the gpmA gene encoding 2,3-diphosphoglycerate-dependent phosphoglycerate mutase, with amino-acid sequence MHQLVLLRHGESVWNKENLFTGWTDVELSPRGEEESRNAGLLLKEHGFVFDLAFTSLLKRAIKTLWIVLEQMDLMWIPEHKEWRLNERHYGALQGLNKAQTAQEYGDEQVKLWRRSYKVRPPALAEGDQRHPSFDPRYHSLSRDLLPDTECLQDTVERVLPFWQQQAVPALQQGKRILIAAHGNSLRGLIKYLDQIPDDDIVGLEIPTGSPLVYELDRDLKPVRRYYLETGKAG; translated from the coding sequence ATGCATCAACTGGTGCTGCTGCGACATGGCGAAAGCGTCTGGAACAAGGAGAACCTCTTCACGGGGTGGACCGACGTGGAGCTCTCCCCGCGGGGGGAGGAGGAGAGCCGCAACGCGGGGCTGCTCCTGAAGGAGCACGGCTTCGTCTTCGACCTGGCCTTTACCTCCCTCTTGAAGCGGGCGATAAAGACGCTCTGGATCGTGCTGGAGCAGATGGACCTGATGTGGATTCCGGAGCACAAGGAGTGGCGCCTGAACGAGAGGCATTACGGCGCGCTGCAGGGGCTGAACAAGGCGCAGACCGCGCAAGAGTACGGGGACGAGCAGGTGAAACTCTGGAGGCGCAGCTATAAGGTGCGGCCGCCGGCGCTCGCGGAGGGAGACCAGCGGCACCCGTCGTTCGACCCGCGCTACCACTCCCTCTCCAGGGATCTGCTCCCCGATACCGAGTGCCTGCAGGACACGGTCGAGCGCGTGCTTCCCTTCTGGCAGCAGCAGGCGGTCCCGGCCCTGCAGCAAGGAAAGCGCATCCTGATCGCGGCGCACGGCAACAGCCTGCGGGGGCTGATCAAGTACCTGGACCAGATCCCGGACGACGACATCGTGGGGCTGGAGATCCCCACCGGGAGCCCGCTGGTGTACGAACTGGACCGCGACCTGAAGCCCGTGCGCCGCTACTACCTGGAGACGGGGAAAGCCGGGTAA
- the dnaJ gene encoding molecular chaperone DnaJ → MANGEKQDYYELLEVNKNASETEIKKAYRRLAIKYHPDKNPGDKASEDRFKEISEAYEVLSDGEKRARYDQFGHAGVNGNGFSSGGFGGFGASPFGDIFGDIFGEVFGGGRQKGARGRRGDDLQYNLEVTFEEAAFGAEKKIDIPYSKRCDACGGSGAKPGTTPKTCPTCQGAGQMRFQQGFFSVSKTCSHCNGEGRVVEHPCPTCRGAGTVRDKKTISVKVPPGVETGIRLKLSGEGGQGAKGGGNGDLYVALTVREHPLFRREDNDVICEIPISFTQAALGCEIDVPTLDGKVGMKIPEGTQSGAVFRMRGKGVPALQGYGRGDHLVVAKVETPTNLNRQQRDLLEEFARISGEDVNPMRKNFFSKVMDIFT, encoded by the coding sequence TTGGCAAACGGTGAAAAACAGGATTACTACGAACTACTCGAAGTGAACAAGAACGCCTCCGAGACCGAGATCAAGAAGGCGTACCGGCGGCTGGCTATCAAGTATCACCCCGACAAGAACCCGGGGGACAAGGCGAGCGAGGACAGGTTCAAGGAGATCTCCGAGGCGTACGAGGTACTCTCCGACGGCGAGAAGAGGGCGCGCTACGACCAGTTCGGCCACGCCGGCGTCAACGGCAACGGCTTCTCCTCGGGGGGCTTCGGCGGTTTCGGCGCTTCCCCCTTCGGCGACATCTTCGGCGATATTTTCGGCGAGGTGTTCGGCGGCGGGAGGCAGAAGGGGGCGCGCGGCAGAAGGGGCGACGACCTGCAGTACAACCTGGAGGTGACCTTCGAGGAAGCCGCCTTCGGGGCCGAGAAAAAGATCGACATCCCCTACTCCAAGCGCTGCGACGCCTGCGGCGGCTCCGGCGCTAAGCCCGGGACCACCCCGAAGACCTGCCCCACCTGCCAGGGTGCCGGGCAGATGCGTTTCCAGCAGGGTTTCTTCAGCGTGAGCAAGACCTGCTCCCATTGCAACGGCGAAGGGCGCGTGGTCGAGCATCCCTGCCCCACCTGCCGGGGTGCCGGGACGGTGCGGGACAAGAAGACCATCTCGGTGAAGGTTCCTCCCGGGGTGGAGACCGGCATCAGGCTGAAGCTCTCCGGCGAAGGGGGGCAGGGTGCCAAAGGGGGGGGCAACGGCGACCTGTACGTGGCGCTGACCGTGCGCGAGCACCCGCTTTTCCGGCGCGAGGACAACGACGTCATCTGCGAGATCCCCATCAGCTTCACCCAGGCGGCCCTGGGCTGCGAGATAGATGTGCCGACGCTCGACGGCAAGGTGGGGATGAAGATACCCGAAGGTACCCAGTCCGGCGCCGTCTTCAGGATGCGCGGCAAGGGTGTCCCGGCGCTGCAGGGCTACGGGCGCGGCGACCACCTGGTGGTCGCCAAGGTGGAGACCCCGACCAACCTGAACCGGCAGCAGCGCGACCTTTTGGAGGAGTTCGCCCGCATCAGCGGCGAGGACGTGAACCCCATGCGCAAGAACTTCTTCTCCAAGGTCATGGACATCTTCACTTGA
- a CDS encoding tyrosine-type recombinase/integrase — protein sequence MPTIHITKTAIDKLERPAEGRVDYFDDALRGFGIRVSPSTKTYFVMRRVNGKLVRAKIDTADKITAEQARKRAEGALADMGRGQDPNEEKRAAKKRTEDARKEEEAQKSQVVTLEDALKVYLEKRKLKPKTLATYKQLFRLHLSDWLQLPAGEITSTMVAQRHTDIATGARNRTALKKAVVDKGKGKPKVEKSKVPDSQRREASADGTMRVLRAVLNYTFGDDEELGIVRPNPVRTLSRKKAWYKVPRRRNLIKNSDLPAWSKAVLALENAVARDYLLFLLHTGLRRNEAACLQWQHVDFEDGCFTIIDTKNKEPHTLPLSDYLHTLLEGRKEGLKTELEAAKAALEASLHSPEYLTPKQRQAFRNRVAAAESRLQSPYVFPGSGRAGYIADPQKALEAVTQATGIIFSCHDLRRTFATIAESLDLSKYTIKALLNHKEQSGDVTGGYIILNADRLREPMQKMTDAIQERIKKQHGQVVPIQAKAE from the coding sequence ATGCCGACTATACACATCACCAAGACAGCTATAGACAAGCTTGAGCGGCCAGCCGAGGGCCGGGTGGATTACTTCGATGATGCGCTTCGAGGCTTCGGGATCCGCGTTTCCCCCTCCACCAAGACATACTTCGTCATGCGTCGCGTCAACGGCAAGCTGGTGAGAGCCAAGATCGACACCGCTGACAAGATCACCGCGGAGCAGGCGCGGAAACGGGCCGAGGGCGCCTTGGCTGACATGGGCAGAGGCCAGGACCCAAACGAGGAGAAGCGGGCGGCGAAGAAGCGGACAGAGGACGCCAGGAAGGAAGAAGAAGCGCAAAAGAGCCAGGTGGTGACCTTGGAGGATGCCTTGAAGGTCTACCTGGAAAAACGGAAGCTGAAGCCGAAGACGCTGGCCACCTACAAACAATTGTTCCGCCTGCACCTCTCCGACTGGTTGCAGCTCCCGGCCGGGGAGATCACCAGCACTATGGTGGCGCAACGTCACACCGACATCGCGACCGGTGCAAGAAACCGTACCGCCCTCAAAAAGGCCGTGGTCGACAAAGGCAAAGGAAAGCCCAAGGTGGAGAAGTCCAAGGTTCCGGACTCTCAGCGTAGGGAGGCCTCCGCTGACGGCACCATGCGCGTCCTCCGTGCCGTCCTCAACTACACGTTCGGGGACGATGAGGAGCTCGGGATCGTCAGGCCCAACCCGGTCCGCACGTTGTCCCGAAAGAAGGCTTGGTACAAGGTCCCGCGGCGCCGCAACCTGATCAAGAACAGCGACCTTCCCGCATGGAGCAAGGCAGTCCTTGCGCTTGAGAACGCCGTGGCAAGAGATTACCTGCTGTTTCTCCTGCACACCGGCCTTAGGCGAAACGAGGCGGCCTGTCTTCAGTGGCAGCACGTCGATTTCGAAGATGGATGCTTCACCATCATCGACACCAAGAACAAGGAACCTCACACCCTCCCGTTAAGCGACTACCTCCACACCCTTCTCGAGGGGCGCAAGGAAGGCCTGAAGACCGAGCTCGAAGCGGCTAAGGCTGCTCTCGAAGCTTCCCTGCACTCCCCGGAGTACCTGACACCGAAACAGCGCCAGGCGTTTCGCAACCGAGTAGCCGCAGCAGAGTCCCGGCTGCAGTCTCCCTATGTGTTCCCGGGCAGTGGCAGAGCCGGTTACATTGCCGATCCTCAAAAGGCTCTTGAAGCTGTCACCCAGGCGACGGGCATCATCTTCAGTTGCCATGATCTGCGCCGGACCTTCGCAACTATCGCTGAGAGCCTCGACCTGTCCAAGTACACAATAAAGGCCCTGCTCAACCACAAGGAGCAGTCTGGCGACGTGACAGGCGGCTACATCATCCTCAATGCTGACCGGCTGCGTGAGCCCATGCAGAAGATGACCGACGCGATACAGGAGCGGATCAAGAAGCAGCATGGGCAAGTAGTTCCGATACAGGCAAAGGCAGAGTAA
- a CDS encoding helix-turn-helix domain-containing protein produces MSKISPHVTPTPALLTTAEAAAYLKQKPSTLEQHRWQGVGCPFVKIGRSVRYRQADLDAFLEARVFSSTTEAQSAA; encoded by the coding sequence ATGTCAAAAATATCTCCACATGTCACCCCCACCCCTGCATTACTCACCACCGCCGAAGCAGCAGCATATTTGAAGCAAAAACCCTCTACTCTGGAGCAGCACCGCTGGCAGGGGGTCGGTTGCCCCTTCGTCAAAATTGGCCGCTCTGTCCGTTATCGCCAGGCCGACCTGGACGCCTTCCTCGAAGCGCGGGTTTTCAGTAGCACCACTGAAGCGCAATCGGCAGCGTAA
- a CDS encoding replicative DNA helicase: MQREPPPQNIEAEMSVLGAVLIDNPCLKQVRGILDGADFYRESHRLIFHAFLSLQLADSPFDLVTLTKHLRDAGTLEQIGGGAYLAILVDYVPMSANVVHYCKMVKEAATRRQIIAYAQSLITIAHDGCSVAEGLQEAKAGLASIASSMDTYGGVSIADIADMDSRAARYEKQIKTIQQSRFVTGFSRLDSLIRGVAPGEVMTIIAYAGSFKTAFLQNLLLAGAKRTHFFHLFFSLEMPVEKVFEREVQISTGMTGRAVEDTFNVDGGQAMAGTVGAGMVSGGSMGLLVCDKPRLNLEKIARLTELAGQKYGKINAIGIDYMGLLDAPGKTLFDRTAYISAGVKNMAKELGVPVVLLCQINREAAKVEYDIAAHSAKGGGDIEAGADFMLGFYTDEAGDLICKGLKNRNGPKDWRLKVVIDKPSFQFQDMVSYTKPKEEKPKRRTAV; encoded by the coding sequence ATGCAGCGTGAACCACCCCCCCAGAATATCGAAGCAGAAATGAGCGTACTTGGCGCGGTCCTGATCGACAACCCCTGTCTCAAACAGGTGAGAGGCATCCTTGACGGCGCCGACTTCTATCGGGAGTCGCACAGACTCATTTTCCACGCGTTCCTCTCCCTCCAACTGGCCGATAGCCCTTTCGATCTGGTCACCCTCACGAAACACCTCCGGGACGCCGGCACCCTCGAGCAGATCGGCGGCGGGGCGTACCTAGCCATTTTGGTTGACTACGTGCCGATGAGCGCGAATGTCGTCCATTACTGCAAGATGGTGAAGGAGGCGGCCACCCGGCGCCAGATCATTGCCTACGCGCAGTCTCTTATCACAATAGCGCATGACGGCTGCTCGGTCGCAGAGGGCCTACAAGAGGCAAAGGCGGGGCTCGCCTCTATCGCCTCGAGCATGGACACCTACGGCGGTGTGAGTATTGCCGACATTGCTGACATGGACTCCCGGGCGGCCCGCTACGAAAAGCAGATCAAGACTATCCAGCAGAGCCGGTTTGTCACCGGGTTCTCTCGCCTCGACTCTCTGATCCGCGGGGTGGCCCCCGGCGAGGTGATGACCATCATCGCCTACGCTGGCAGCTTCAAGACGGCATTCCTTCAAAACCTCCTCCTCGCCGGCGCCAAGCGCACCCATTTCTTTCACCTCTTCTTCTCCCTCGAAATGCCTGTTGAAAAGGTGTTCGAGCGCGAGGTCCAAATCAGCACAGGAATGACTGGCCGGGCGGTCGAGGACACTTTCAACGTCGACGGCGGCCAGGCCATGGCGGGCACAGTCGGCGCTGGCATGGTTAGCGGCGGGTCCATGGGGCTCCTGGTCTGTGACAAGCCGCGCCTCAATCTGGAGAAGATAGCGCGCCTCACCGAACTGGCCGGGCAGAAGTACGGCAAGATCAACGCGATCGGGATTGACTACATGGGCCTCCTTGACGCCCCCGGAAAAACCCTTTTCGACCGGACCGCGTATATTTCCGCCGGCGTCAAGAACATGGCCAAGGAGTTGGGGGTCCCGGTGGTCCTGCTCTGCCAGATCAACCGTGAGGCCGCTAAGGTGGAGTACGACATTGCCGCCCACAGCGCCAAGGGTGGCGGCGACATCGAAGCGGGCGCTGACTTCATGCTCGGGTTCTACACCGACGAAGCTGGAGACCTCATTTGCAAGGGGCTGAAGAACCGGAACGGCCCCAAGGATTGGCGCCTGAAGGTGGTCATCGACAAGCCGTCATTCCAGTTTCAGGACATGGTTAGCTACACGAAGCCCAAGGAAGAGAAGCCCAAGAGGAGGACAGCAGTATGA